AGCCCCCATCCCCCCTTTTACATGGGTGGCTCACTGCAGAGGACAATCTCCAGGTCCTTGCGGTAGAGCTTCCCCGCCTCGGCCAAGGACATGACACTCTTTTTGTAGCTGGTGAGCTGTTGGATGTTCATTTCctaggagacagagaggagagggtAAGAGGCTCAGAGGACGGCCCCACCTACACGGCCAGCTGTTCATTCAGCCAGAACCTTTCCCTTATCCCATCTCAGTGCAAGTAGCTTAGAGGCACACAAAGCATGGCCTTGGGAGTCAGAGAGCCCTGGATGAAAAACACTCTCCCTTTCACTTAGTGGCTGCATCGCTTTGGGAAAGTATTCAACCTTTGCTGAGTCTCagctgcctcatctgtaaaatgggtacagtAACGAGCCTGCCTCATCGGCGTGTTTTGATGACGTGAGGAAATGAATGTAAACaatgcttagcacagtacctgacacacagCACGCACTCCAAACAGCAGCTGTTGATGACAGTCATTATCTATGCATGGCTTCTCCAAACTCCTCTACCTCAGTGAGCCTCCATTTACTCAATCTGCTGGGTCCCTGCAGGTGAGGAGGAGAATGCCAGGGGAGCTCCCCGGTTTCGTCTTCAGGCCCCTTGGATTCATGCTTCCTAAAAGCCTCACCCAGCGAAACAAGGGATTCTAACTCCTTTCTCCTCCAGCGGCAAGCCTACCAGCCTACTGCTTGTTCACTGGCTCCTTGTGGCCTTGAGGGGCACTAAGACAGGTGACCCACAGACATATGCCCAGAGTCTCATACAAAATGGAGGCCAACATGTACAGAACACCAACAGCCCACATGCCTTGTGTTGCTTTGGATGGAAATAGCCGAAAGTTCTGAAATAGAGCAAAGTCATCATCAACGTTGGAAACTCACTAAACAactgtcttttctttccctcctccttcctcttcctcctccttttgtaTGGAACACGTcggcagatcttttttttttttttaaatagttcccCTTCCAGGCTGATGGGTCGTTATTTCCATTCAGCTAATGAGAAAAGTGAGGTGTAAAGACTAAGGTATTGGCTAAAGGATGGGACCAACTCTACAGCCATAAGGAGTCTTTGTCCCCTGAGTAATTCTTTACGTGGCTCACCTGCCCTCAGTGCTCCAAGGTCAGTCTTTTATTGCATCGTTTGGCGACATCCCCTCACGTTACTGATTCCTGGGTTTGTGCCACCACCCAGCCCCAAGGCACTTTGCAAGCATCTCTAGCTCTGAGGGGCATCTTCACTAAAGTTGTGAAGTTCCTGGAAAAAACGTCACCTAGTCCATAACACCAGGGTGTGCCTGAGCGACCTACCACTCGATTAGGAGCTATGGAAGTGACCCCATATATCAAGCCTGCGcttgacaaaaaccctccagttCAGTGTGGCATCAAGAGTTTTAGACAGGAATGACAGAGGGGGCTGCTTACTTTCTGTGTCTAGAAGTATTGCTTGAAGCTGAGGATGGCTTTAGCAAGTTGCAACTGTCTTAGGACTGATAGGAAATGTCGACGTTTGAAGCCCATCAGCCTGTCCCTCAGGAGCCTCAAACATAAATCTGCTCAGAAACCGAATCACCGTCCGTGAAGGCACCATCAAAATGGCATACACGGACTTCCCCTGGTTGGCGCAGtgggtaaagaatccgcctgccaatgcaggggacacgggtttgagccctggtctgggaagatcccacatgccacggagcaacaaagcccgtgtgccacaactactgagcctgcgctctagagcctgtgagccacaactactgagcccgcatgccacaactactgaagcctgcgcgcctagatcctgtgctctgcaacaagagaagccatcgcaatgagaaacctgcatttggcaatgaagagtagcccccgctcgccgcaaactagagaaagcctgcatgcagcaacgaagacccaacacagccaaaaaataataaataaataataaatttattttttaaaaaaaggcatatGCATCTGCCATGTGGGCTCACCTAAAAATGGCCATTCCCCTCCCACTCAGGGGCTGTTATTTACAAGCATGCAGCTCTCTCTACTGATTCAATTCACTCAATCCCATGTGCTAAATCTGGAGCTTAGTACAGGTGAAGGCTCCCGGGTAAACAATTTTATTAATATCCTGTGTCTCTAATCTTCAGAGTTGTTTCCTAGCCCCAACACCTGACTCTTTGTTTCCACATCTCGAGTCAAGCTGTGTAGCCATATGAGTTGTCTTTAGTGGTAATCAAGAAAGAGCCTAGTTAGGATGATGACCAGGAAATTCGGATCCTCTCCCAAGATTTGATGCCTGCCTTCAAGGCCCATCAGCCTCAGGCATAAAGCAGGGTGATATGGAGAATAATCAGGCCTCATTAATACAATTACAGTTAAAGATATTTTCCATTACGATGTGCAACATTCCTTGGACACATAAGGATGCACAAGTAATTTTCTCCTAGAGTTTGGTGCCAGGAAAACGTCTGCTGAGTTCAAACACTTGGTGAgtacttcctttcttcctaggAAGTATTTGCTTATAATTTGTTTTCTGCCTCTTTCAAAAAGCAATTGTAGGTAGtgtaaagcaaaaaaataaatttagggtgaaagaaatgaaggatggTATTCAGGATAAAGAAGTCGGAAGGCAGTTGGAAAGGGAGACAGATAGACTCAGAGGCTGTGATGAATTTTTTGCCCTGAAATTGAGCATTATATTTAGCTCTAGCCTGACCGCCCAGGCAGTTAGACAACGCAAGGAATTATAGAGCGTTCCTCATCTAATTAAAGAAAGCAGCAAAACCATTTTCTCAGAGAAAGACATTTTGCAGGAGGTGGAGGAAAATGCTGCCAAGACTCATCTCCCGGTTCCTGTAAAAAGTCTTTTTTgttggccgtgtggctgacactTCCAAGAACTGGGCCACATCAAAACTGCCATGGCCTCATAGCTGCATTATTTACATCAGCCAGCAGGTAGAAGAAACCCAAGTGTCTGCCTGTGAATGGACAGATAAAATGGGGGCTAGACACACCACGGAATGTTACTGAGCCTTAAATAGGAAGGAATTTCCgacatgtgctacaacatggatgaaccttgaagacgttAACGCtgagtgaaatgagccagacacagaaagataaatactgtatgatctcacttatatgaagtatctagaGCAGTGAGATGCACGGAGAAAGTAGAATGATGAGTGCCAGTGGCCGGGGGCAGGCAGCAagggggagttattgtttaatggctaCGGAGTTTCAGTCTGGAAGGATGAAGAAGAGTGCtggatggtggtgacagtggcACAACATCGTGAATGtagttaatgccactgaactgtacttaaaaatggttaagatggcaaacttttttatgtgtattaaaaaaaaaaaatcagtcaattCAACcagaagaaaaccaaaccaaaaaactgcCGTTGCCTTGTTAGGGGGTGATCAGAGAGGAGCAAAACGCACTCCTCCgccttccttcccacccccatcctgcctcCAGGACAGCACCCCACCTCCGGGCTCAGCCACTCACCTTCTTGTTTTTCTCATACAAATCCTTCAGGAGGGCGTCCAGCTCATTCTCATCAATGTAGCCACTTCCATCCTGGCGGGGAGCAGAGGGTCAGCACAGAGCCTCAGAACTCAGGCCCCGTGATCCCCGACCACAGTCTAGCTTTGCTAACGGTCTCTACTCTGAGCAAAAGAGGTGCTCAAATAACGTGTCACTTCTGACTTTACCAGTCACTGCAGGAACGGGAGGGTCCAGGGAAAACTGTTGGTAACCTTCCCTTCTGGTGTTTTTCATTTGCACTGAAATTGTCAGTGAGGTTCAAGAAGCATTTCGCTAACTCCCTGGGTGTCGAATCCCACAACAAGATGTCAGGATGAACACAGGCTATTTAAAGTTTACCCCCAAGCCTACAGTTCTAAGGAAAACCATTGGAGTCACCTACACAGGGGCAGCTAAGGGAGGGGCGACATTGGTACGGAGGGCCTCTCACTCCCCACTTCCTAGGAAGACAGCAAGATTATGACCTGGCACCAGGGGAGCAGTACTGAGCACCTCCTCTCTTTGGGTACCAACAATGTAATCACACCCTAGTTCCAGGCATAACCCTCTTCCATGAGCTATTCTCTCCTATACTTTTAAGGAACCAAAACCTTGGGTCCCACAGGCCACACACTGAAGGACATTTATCTTCTCACACAGCAGGAGATGCTGCAGGGAATCCAAAGGGACAGGAAGAAACTGCATGGCTCAGATTGCTGCTCCGACAGCTCGTTTACTCCTAAGGACCAAGGCGAGCCAttctggtggggtgggggaggagggggggctGGAACGGGCCTCCTGCTTTTCCATCCACACCGTCCTCTGTCTTACCTTGTCGTAAAATGTGAAGATTGCGTTGAACTCCTCCGAGGTCAGCTTCATGCCCTGGAAGGCCCAAGGTATTAAAGACAGAAGCCAAAGCCCtgcagagagtgtgtgtgtgtgtgtgtgtgtgtgtgtgtgtggtgtgtgtggtgtgtgtgtgtgtggtgtgtgtgtgcgcgcgtgcgcgcTGAGGAGGGGTGAGCTcagaggggtgaggggaagggaggaggaattgaagaaaagcaaagaggcTATTTTACCTGAAATTTAAGCAGGAAGTTTTCCTGTACAGGCAAGAGTCTGGAAAGAGAATGTTAGAGCAGCGATTAAGAgacagagcagaagcaagaacaacTCGGACCTGGGGGGAGAGGATGCAGAAGGAGCATCTGTAGTTATGGAAACGATTCTCTGAGCACTTAATAATCGGGTGTCAGTGGAAAGTTTCTAAAAGAGGGAGACGGAACGTTGAGGTGATGCTCATGATTTGATCTAACTGATTTGTGCTCAGGACACCTGACCTGTGACCTTCCCCACTGATTGATCTTGGCGATAGGGACGGTAGCACAGGGATGATCTGCAGGGATCTTGTGAAAAGTGATGCTGGGGTGAGGTGAGGGCAGGCACTTACCGGGACATCTCCGAGAGGCCCAGTTTGCCGTCCCCGTTCAAGTCAAACATCCGTAGCTGTTGGGGACAGAAAGTGGTGTCTGGGTTATTTGCTTTGACTTTCTCTCATGTCGGACCTTGGCCTGCCATCCCCTGTacttggagaggaaggaggatggGGGAATATGCTCATGCGTCCTCTGAGGTCACCTGGTGGCAGGGACCAGCATGGGCTGAATCGGTTCACTGGGGAGACAGCAGGGACTTGGTCAcggctcccctccccctttctcagGGACAGGCCGCAGAAGACAGCAGACCAGCACCGAAGGCCCACCCTCTCCAAGTTTATCCTCTCCTGGAGCTGTGGAGGCTGTCATGGACAACAGATGCTCCCGTCTTACAGTGTCCCAGGAGCATTTGGCTGAGGGGGGACCTCAAGAGAGAAGGCTCAGGGCCCATGAACTAGCATCCCTCTTGCTGGCTGCCACTGGAGTCACCTCTCCTGGACCTGAAGAATCAGCTAACTAGCGACCCCACAAACCCTGAATCCACCGATTTGGGGCCCGCGTCCTGCAcccctggggaggagggataCTTTCAGCCACTCACTATGGTTTGGGTGTACTCTTGGAGCTTAGGTTCATCATATGGTCGGTTCGCCTTCTTCAGCAGGTCAGACAGGAATCCCTGGAATACCAAAGTCCTCTTCAGATCTCCCAGTTCAGGCTGTCTGTCCCTGACTCACTTACCTGCTCCTTCAGACGGTCACTCAACACTGTTTTCTGGGGCACATCATTTGCGTAGCTTGCAGCCCTCACAATTCCCTCACCCCTTAATGCTTGTGGAGTAACCCTGAAGGGGGAGGGAGCTGCTGGATGCAACCTCACCCCATAGGCCAGGCAGTAGAAACTGGCTCTGGCTCCTCAGAGAGCCCAGGACACATGCTAAGCAGTGCCTGGGACTCCTTGGGTCCAGAGGAATTTAGGGGTAGACGTGCAAGCGAGAAGGCCAAACTGCTGGAATGCCTGTCCTGGGCACTGACGTGCAGAGGAACGTGAACTGGTTGAACTCCTACAGCTCTGTGTTGCTGATTTCACATGGCTGAACATGTCCAACCATTCAGAGCTGGGCCTGAGTATCCCAAAGCAGACCACACACCTACATTCCTcacccaccctctcctccctccccaggttCCTTAAACCCACCACCACTTTGGTCTCAGGCCCATTTTCTGCGCCCTCCATGTCCTCTCCAAGGTTCATCTTACCTTGAGTTCGTTGGCTTCGATGTAGCCGCTTCTGTCTGTGTCATACTTGCGCCAAGCCTGCAATGGGAATGTCAACCTATTCACAAAGATTTATCCACACCTATAAGCTTCCCTCCATCTTCCTTTAACGGGCCAGGCCGGGTCTTGATATTCAAGAATATTACAATGAGATGGGGACATGGAGATGGTCCAGACCAGTCCCTTCCATGTCGCAGTTGAAGAGATAAGGGAAGGtgtcttggccaaggtcacagagaagaaaacaagcctGCTGGGACAAGGTCTCCTTACTGTAACTGGCTTCAGGATCATCTTGTAACCAGGGTTATGGTTTTCTAAGGTGTTAACCAGGCAGATTTTTACCAGGGCCAGCACTATGATCTGTTGGATCCCATTTTTGCTGTGGGTATATTGGGTGTCCTTTTACTGTTCTGGAAGCTTCTCATTCTCCGCGTGGGAGTTGGGGGCAAGGGTAAGAACCCTCTGGAAGGGGCAGAAGCAGGCTTTGGTTACTCCTCATTGTACTGCGTCCTCAACCCCTCCACCACGATGCATATGGCAGCCACGTCTGAAGGTGGAACAGAATTGGTAGTGTAATCAGTTTGTTTAGACTATCCCAAGGCCACTCCCCCATCTTTCTGATAAAAAACATCGCCCCATTTTTTTTTAGGAAACCACCCCTCTCTCATGCTCAGTCCACATGGTTCCAGAGGGGCTGATCCATCTCCAGAGGGAGGCATGCGATCTAGGCCTAGACAATCGGTCCATCACTGGATCTTGCTCCATACTGGTTCTGGGCTCTGATATGAGTCCCAGATATTCAGTACATGCATTGGGTCCCTGTGAGGGACCAGAGAACTGCCTGCTGACCACAGCATCTGGGGGATCAAAGAGAAGCAGAGCTTCAGCAGGTGATATGGGTCTGaccacctccttcctctctaTTCTGGCCATCCGAGCAGGAGCAGACATCACACAggagaaacaaggaaaaacagttggaatggttttaaaatgttttcacctCCCTAGTTTCTTCACCTCCCTAGTTTCCCTCTCCTTGAATGTGGACTgaacttagtgactcacttctaatgaatagaacACAGCAGATACGGCAGTGTGTGGCTTCCAAGCCTAGGTCATAAAGACATCGAGGCTTCCTTCTTGTTCTGCCTCTTTGATCACTCACTCTGGAGGAAGCCAGGTGCCACGTCATAAGGACACTCACTCAAGCAGCCCTATAGAAAGGCTCATGtagtgagaaactgaggccccttGCCAACAGCCACGTGAGTGCACCACCTTGGAAGTGCATCTTCCAgctccagtcaagccttcagatgactgcagcccagctgacatcttgactCTGAACCAGAGCCACTTGGCTGAGCTGTTACCAAATTTCCAAccacagaaactgagagataataaatgtttgttgcctTAGGCTGGTAAATTTTGGGGGGGTAATTTGTCACACAGCGATAGTTAACTAATACAATGGTCCTGAAAAAATCTGGTCCTGAATGCAGCTGTCCTGAAACCCCAGTGTTTAACCCAGTCTATCTTGTGGGGAGGTGGGAATACCATGGTGGGGGATGAGAGTGGGTGTATCTGTGACAAACGGCCCAGAGAACCCTGTTTCCCTAATCTTTGGTCTATTTTGGTGCCTGATCACAGTTCTTAgattttcttccaagttttcttcccttgatttttttttttttttttttgcggtacgcgggcctctcgctgttgtggcctctcccattacggagcacaggctctggacgcgcaggctcaggggccatggctcacgggcccagccgctccgcggcatgtgggatcttcccggaccggggcacgaacccgtgccccctgcatcggcaggcgggctctcaaccactgcaccactagggaagccctcttcccttGATTTTTATTCCCTTCTCCCTCAGCTCCAAACAGCACAGTTAGATACCAGCAACTCTTGATTTTCTGAAAGTCAGCAGGCGCTAATTCTTTTCCCAGATTTGATCTCCTGTCTCCTCAACTTCTCCACATCATGTCccccactttaaaaaaagtttttattgtggttgatttacaatgttgtgttagtttctggtgtacagcaaagtgattcagaaatatatatatatatatatatatatatatatacacacacacacacatacacacgcatatatatatattttttccattatggtttatcacaggatattgaatatagttctctgtgctatacagcaggaccttgttgtttatccattctatatataatagtttgcatctgctagtcccaaacttccaatccatccttcccccaccccacctcccccttggcagccacaagtctgttccctatatctgtgaatccatttatatttcgtagataagttcatttgtgtcatattttagattccacatatcagtgatatcatatggtatttgtctttctctttctgacttagtatgataatctctagctccatccatgtagctgcaaatggcattatttcattcctcctttatggctgagtaatatttcattatatatatgtaccacacattcatctgttgatggcatGTCCCCCTTTTATTGTGAGGAGTGTGAGAATGTATAGATATTTTAGGATCTTTCTTCCATACCAGCAAACTAGGCTGTGTAATTCTCATGGTATAGTAGTGGCTCAAAAAATTTGATCctgattttttaaagagttatgAGATATGAGCAAGTCCCAATAAAAAGGTAGATATATTCTACGTACAACTTGGGTAAATGATTTTTGATTAGGGGAGAGTTCTttctttggggaaagaaaatgcCCGGCTCCATCAAAATATTCCTTCCCATGCTCCGAAAGCCCGCCCTTGAGTAAGCACAAAGAAATATGTGCAGATTTTCAAATATGACTTCACCAACCACCTGCATgcctttagtgtataggaatttaGTTCATCTAGGTTGAGTCTTGACTGGGAGAAAAAGGCAGACACCCCCTAAATTGCCTCAGGGGAGGATAACCTGAAGGGACCCCAGTCCTCCCAGAAAGCAAAGCAGCCAGCTGCTTTCGGAGTGAGATCATCCTAGCAGTtctgacctccctccctccctctctccctccctccctggatcCACACCCAGCTCCATGCTCTCACGCTGGACTTCTCTTTCCATCTCGTACTTTGTGCTCAGCCATCACAAAGTATGGTCATTATTCTCTTCCCATTCAAGGAAAAGAGTTCAAGGAACCTGGGCTTTGTGAAATCTCAAACAAATCCTGAGGTGTCACTTAcgttagaaattaaaatgttggGATGAGCAGTGGGATGGAAGCATCTGGCAGCACAAACCTTTCAGGGCTACAGAGGGGCCA
Above is a window of Phocoena sinus isolate mPhoSin1 chromosome 19, mPhoSin1.pri, whole genome shotgun sequence DNA encoding:
- the CALB2 gene encoding calretinin, whose product is MAGPQQQQPPYLHLAELTASQFLEIWKHFDADGNGYIEGKELENFFQELEKARKGSGMMSKSDNLGEKMKEFMQKYDKNADGKIEMAELAQILPTEENFLLCFRQHVGSSTEFMEAWRKYDTDRSGYIEANELKGFLSDLLKKANRPYDEPKLQEYTQTILRMFDLNGDGKLGLSEMSRLLPVQENFLLKFQGMKLTSEEFNAIFTFYDKDGSGYIDENELDALLKDLYEKNKKEMNIQQLTSYKKSVMSLAEAGKLYRKDLEIVLCSEPPM